GCGAGTCGGTCGGGGGGGTGAGGTCGGAAGACGGAGGTGGttggtcggtcggtcgggTCGGGGCCGGGAGTATTCCGTACGGCAGTGTATTCGGGAAGGCGGGCGAATTCCAGATATGAGGCGACGTTGGTTTCAATACGGGTTTACGGGTTATGCGAGGTCTGCAAGGGTCGTGAGTATCCGCACATCGTGCAACTAGAAGAAGCAGAGGAGGTCACACGCGGAACAGAGGTCTAGACATTCGGTTTTAGCCGCGAAAATGGGAGAGTGGCCGCGTAAGGTAACCTCGTCTATCGATATGAAGCCAAGACTTGCGACGTTCAATACGCCCAGGTTGGCCGCCCGCACTGCCACCCGGCGGAAGGGGACGACGCTAGCGGTGTTGGGGGTACTTTGAGGCGCATCAGCGGACAAGGGGCCCGTGGTAGTGACAGTCATTCGTGCTTTACCTGGGCCGTTTTATTCTCTTCAGTCCACAGCGGGGGCGGGGTTCATTGGCCCGAGACAGCACTAGGTAGATACGTAGGCATGGGATGAATGGAGTCAAGGGAGTTTCTCCAAACAGTTGACGGGTGACGGGCCAATGGCCGAAACTCCAATTCTTTTCCTTGCGCAAAGTATCCGGTCCACTAAGTACTCGTTCGACATACTCGATCCAGTAGGTGGATAAACAATCAAACAATTCGCTCAGCACGGTGGGAGCTTTTCAGCAGAGGAATACGATGGGCTGTTGCAATGAAACAATGCCAGTACCCGAGCGAAAAGAATATTCTGCGCATGCTTCCCCCCTCTGTCTCGTCCCACTCGAGACGTGGACGCTGGGTGGTTGGTGTGTCGAAGTCGCGCTTGCATGTCCCTTGCGTTTGTTTCCACTTCACAGGATTCGTCAAAGGGTCTATCTATTCTATGAGGCTCACTATCATAGGTAGCCAGGTAGTCCGCTGAGTGCATAGTTGGAGAATCGGATGGTCACTGACTTGGAAGCTTTTTTGGCGGTAACTGTCCTTATTTCTGAAGAAATCCGATGTCGTGTCCGGCATGACACTGTTACTGTGTTTTCGCTGTGTTTTTTGTGTCATATCGTGCCTGTGCGAGACCTCAGAGGAACCGCCTTGGCTAGGCACGCATCTCCGTCCCCTCCAACGGGTCGCAATGCGACGTGGGGCAGTACCTGGGGAATACATTGTGTACAGCCTTCACTGCTTGGGGTAATTCCGTACCTGTCGCGTAGccaattttttttttcataGCTTTTTTgctgcccctccccctccttgaTCGGAAGCCGATTTTGCGCAAcctctcctgctcctcctccccttcccgcccgcccgcccgcccacaGACATCATCGCGCAAGGCAAAAATTTGCCTTTCCTCGTCTtgtctcttctcctctttctctcccccttttGTCTCTGACCCTTCAACAACAatccttcttttttctaACAAGAACTTGTCGTTGCCGAGAGCACCAGAAGCAAAATGTCGGGCCAGAAGATTGCCATCGTCTCCGTCTACGATAAGACAGGTCTGCTGGATTTGGCCAAGGGCCTCAACCAACAGAATGTCCGCATCCTCGCCTCTGGCGGCACCGCCAAGATGATCCGGGAGTCCGGCTTCCCTGTCGAGTAAGTTGCGGCCCTTGTTGGAACTATCAAGCGATGGGAACCGGAGCTGATTTAGGCCTCTCTCTTAGGGATGTCTCTGCCATCACCAAGGCCCCCGAGATGTTGGCCGGCCGTGTCAAGACTCTTCACCCCGCCGTTCACGCCGGAATACTAGCAAGAAACCTCGAGTCcgacgagaaggacctgGCCGACCAGAACATCAACAAGGTCGACTATGTCATCTGCAACCTCTACCCCTTCAAGGATACCGTTGccaaggtcaacgtcacGGTCCCCGAGGCTGTCGAGGAGATCGACATTGGTGGCGTCACCCTCATCAGAGCTGCCGCCAAGAACCACAGCCGAGTCACCATCCTCAGCGATCCCAACGACTACGCCGAGTTCCTCAAGGAGCTCCAGGCCGGTGAGATCACCGAGGCCAGCCGCAACCGCTACGCCCTCAAGGCGTTCGAGCACACCGCCGACTACGATGCCGCTATTTCAGACTTCTTCCGTAAGCAGtatgccgccgacggcaagcagTATTCGGCCCTGAGATACGGCGCCAACCCCCACCAGAAGCCTGCCGCTGCCTTTGTCAGCTCTGGTGATCTGCCCTACAAGGTCCTTGGTGGCTCCCCAGGTTACATCAACCTGCTGGACGCCCTCAACAGCTGGCCCCtcgtcaaggagctcaagcAGGCTCTGGGTAGGCCCGCTGCTGCAAGCTTCAAGCATGTCTCCCCTGCTGGTGCTGCCATTGGCACCCCCctgaccgaggaggagcgtAAGGTCTACTTCGTCAACGACATTGAGGGCATTGAGTCCTCCCCTCTCGCCCAGGCGTACGCTCGTGCTCGCGGCGCCGACCGCATGAGCAGCTTCGGTGACGTGATTGCCCTGAGTGACATTGTTGATGTCCCCACCGCCAGCATCATCTCCAAGGAGGTCTCTGACGGTGTTATCGCCCCCGGCTTCGAGCCCGCTGCCCTTGAGatcctcaagaagaagaagggtggCAAGTACCTCGTCCTGCAGATCGATCCCGACTACGTCCCCTCCAAGACCGAGACCAGAACCGTCTACGGTGTCAccctgcagcagcaccgcAACGACATCGAGATCTCTCCCAGATCGTTCAACAGAATCATCACTCCCAAGGAGTCTGCACCTCTGTCCGAGTCCGCTCTCCGAGACTTAACcgtcgccaccatcgccctGAAGTACACTCAGAGTAACTCTGTCTGCTACGCCTACAACGGACAGGTCATCGGTCTTGGCGCGGGTCAGCAGTCCAGAATTCACTGCACGCGTCTCGCTGGTGACAAGGCGGACAACTGGTGGCTCCGCTTCCACCCGCGCGTCCTGGGCATCaagtggaagaagggcaccaAACGCCCGGACAAGAGCAACGCGATCGACCTGCTGGTCAGTGGCGAGCTCCCCAAGTCCGGTGCGGAGCGTGACATGTTCGAGGCCGTCTTTGAGGAGATCCCCCCCGCcttcaccgacgccgagagggaggagTGGCTTGCCAAGCTGACCAATGTCGCAGTGTCGAGTGATGCCTTTGTAAGTAAACCTTGTGCCAGGTTTTGTGTAATCATTCTGACAAGAATCAGTTCCCCTTCGTGGACAATGTCTTCCGCGCATCTCGATCCGGTGTCAAGTACATCGCCGCCCCTGGCGGCAGCCAGAACGATagcgccgtcttcgagacTGCGGAGAAGCTCGGCATTACGTTTGTTGAGCAGAACATCCGCCTCTTCCATCATTAAGCGTCTCTTTTGATTTTGGTGTTTGGGGATTTCAGCTTGTTTATGAAATTTGGCGGGCCTGGGCCTGAGGTGAAAAGTTAGATTTTCATGCCATGTTTTGGCTGCCGCAACACGTGCCACCAATGAGGCAAGGTTGGGCAGTGACATACTACTGCAAGCAGACGAGCAAAGGCCGCTCTAAGGGCTACAGCGTTGAAGAACAATGATATTCAACATATATCCGGAGTATATAGGAATGAACTTTGGGTTCTAGGTAGCGGAATCAGAATCGTGGCTGCAGAAGCCCAAAAACGTCAAATGGAGCTGTGGCTTTCATGGCATAGCGTCCAGGTGATGCGTCTCTGTTGTTAGCTACTGTGCTGGCGCTTGATGCGCGTGATTTTAGAGTTTTTGTCTACTCTGGAAAGCGAATGACCAGCTCGCGGAAGCTTAGCTTGTGTTTCTTCTGACAGCTCATCACGTTGGAATTGGGCCGACGAGACGTAATCCCAAGCTCTATGTGCGACGGAGGACGCAGGTGAAAGCTCTAAATGAAGGATGATACGAGCATCAACGTACGTTGATCGCCATTTCCCCGACTatggccggcgccggtaAAGGTTGACAGATCATCCAGGCGACAAGCAGGACAGCTATTGAGAAAGAAAGTAAGGCTTTCGTGTGCAGCTGAGGCGTCAGGTCCTTGTTGCTTGCATCCAGATCGTGTGTAAACCGAGCGATGGGCGTATTTAGCTTTCCGAATCTTAGGCGTGATGACGGGAGTTGAAGGAAAGAAGCTGGAGGTTGCCTGCCGCCCGGCTGCACGTCTACACAGGATGGTGTAGGATAGGACGAGGGCCGGTGCGTGACGGCGCACAGATTCCGGAGCAAGCTGCCAACAAGCAATGCGCAGCGACAGGCTTACGTACACAATCCTTGGAGAGTCATCCAACCAATGAGAAGCTACTTGCCCGCTGAGAAAGGCCACAGCGGTGGGTCATTTGCCAACCACAGGTCAGTGATTACCTACCTGCACCCCCCCTCCTGGTGGGGCCAACACCCCCATGCTGTCAGCCTCTCAGAGATCAGTGAAGGCTTGTTGGAACCAGGGTGCTTGGCGGAAATGCATCCTCGAAGAGATACGGATGAGGGCATGGGAACGACCGTCACCGGTATGCCTATGATTCTTTCACATAATAAGGTTCCGGTCAATTTGGGCGAAGAGGCTcgatgtcgacctcgacggctaTATGAAGGGGGGAGCGGTCATCATTTTGGACGACCTTTCAGAAACGCGACAAATACATCCATTGTTGTGCGCGACCGAGTCAATTATTTCTCCAACATCGAGACCAAGGGAGGGCAAAAACCGAAAAAACAATAGGGCCCAGCGCAACACCGTCGCTACGCCATTAGACCGACAGGTACGTCCCATTAGATCACAACCGTACATTTCGCATGGTGTTTGACAGAGATGACAGGGATTTCGGTGTTACGCTGGCAAGTTAGCCCCTCCGTCACTAGACAGAGAGGCCGCATTTTCGCGCCAGAGGCCATCAAGGTTCTCacgcaccgcaccgcaccgcaccgcacctGGGCATCGCGCCTGCAACACCGCCTTCCCACAACGTGGGCTCAGAGGAACAACCGCTGCTGGTTGCCCTCTGGTCCCTTGAGGAAACCACTGGTCGGTCTCCAGTCCCATCCAAGTCTTCCAACCCCTTGGTTTCTTGTTACCACAACAAGCCTTGTCGACGGGTGTCTCGCCTTGTCTTGCCTCTCCCACGCCTCCATCCCACTCCAACAGCTACTTTACTTTGCACCCTTCCGGCTTGTCAAGGCATTATTGGGCCTTCACGTCGCAGATACTTTTCTTGCTATCTATACTACTACATCTACCCTCCCCGACTACTGGAAATCCCCGCCGTCAGATCTCAGGTCTTACCTTTGCGGctctttccttccctccttccatccccttcatcttcgtcgttcctttcctccttctccaaaAACCTTTGTCAAATCAGTGGTCCAAGCCACCGGCAACGACGATCATCGTGGGACCTTCCCCCAGGCGCATGGGTAACTTCGGGGTCTTCATCACACTCGAGCCATGGACGACCACCAAGATGGCTTCTCAACGGCCTTCGATCCCTCCTCAACACTCTTCAACATGCCTTATTCGACAATGTTGCCAGATCACGAACACGAACATTTTTTCGGTGGAACCCTCTCAATTTCTCACGACGAGTCTTGCTTGGACATGAAGTTTGACCACACTGCTTGCAGGGGTCCCGAGAACaaccatcaacatcacccCGTAcccaaccacaaccaccctCGAACCAACCTGAGCTCAATACCGATGCTCCAGCGAAGACACCATAGCATCTCTGCAATGCCAAACTTGCCCAACTTCTTC
The DNA window shown above is from Colletotrichum destructivum chromosome 2, complete sequence and carries:
- a CDS encoding Putative bifunctional purine biosynthesis protein PurH; translated protein: MSGQKIAIVSVYDKTGLLDLAKGLNQQNVRILASGGTAKMIRESGFPVEDVSAITKAPEMLAGRVKTLHPAVHAGILARNLESDEKDLADQNINKVDYVICNLYPFKDTVAKVNVTVPEAVEEIDIGGVTLIRAAAKNHSRVTILSDPNDYAEFLKELQAGEITEASRNRYALKAFEHTADYDAAISDFFRKQYAADGKQYSALRYGANPHQKPAAAFVSSGDLPYKVLGGSPGYINLLDALNSWPLVKELKQALGRPAAASFKHVSPAGAAIGTPLTEEERKVYFVNDIEGIESSPLAQAYARARGADRMSSFGDVIALSDIVDVPTASIISKEVSDGVIAPGFEPAALEILKKKKGGKYLVLQIDPDYVPSKTETRTVYGVTLQQHRNDIEISPRSFNRIITPKESAPLSESALRDLTVATIALKYTQSNSVCYAYNGQVIGLGAGQQSRIHCTRLAGDKADNWWLRFHPRVLGIKWKKGTKRPDKSNAIDLLVSGELPKSGAERDMFEAVFEEIPPAFTDAEREEWLAKLTNVAVSSDAFFPFVDNVFRASRSGVKYIAAPGGSQNDSAVFETAEKLGITFVEQNIRLFHH